A single region of the Caldilineales bacterium genome encodes:
- the rfbD gene encoding dTDP-4-dehydrorhamnose reductase yields the protein MHRLLIVGHKGQLGRTLYNQTSQYDHLGLDLPEFDMTDPTAVLSTLGDLRPDAVINVAAYTNVDGAETNPDLAYAVNAHAVGHLARACHQLGVPLLHISTNEVFDGAGQRPYDEWDQPHPLSAYACSKLAGENAARFYHDQVLIVRIAWLFAPGGVNFPAKIVAAADKLDPSGPGLRVVADEFGNPTYAPDLAPALLALLDRSAPPGLYHLTNSGATSRYEFAREVLQQSGRGHIPVIPIAHTEWQRPSQPPLRAVLANRAAARLGIALRPWQEAVREWAGDANHG from the coding sequence ATGCACCGCCTCCTCATCGTTGGACACAAAGGCCAGCTCGGCCGCACCCTGTACAACCAAACCAGCCAGTACGACCATCTGGGCCTGGACTTGCCCGAATTCGACATGACCGACCCGACGGCGGTGCTATCGACGCTCGGCGACCTGCGCCCCGACGCCGTCATCAACGTCGCGGCCTACACCAATGTCGATGGCGCCGAAACCAACCCCGACCTGGCCTACGCCGTCAACGCCCATGCCGTCGGCCATCTGGCTCGCGCCTGCCACCAGCTGGGCGTCCCCCTGCTCCACATCTCCACCAACGAGGTCTTCGACGGCGCCGGGCAGCGCCCCTACGATGAGTGGGATCAGCCACACCCGCTGAGCGCCTATGCCTGCTCGAAACTGGCCGGCGAGAACGCCGCCCGTTTCTACCACGACCAGGTGCTGATCGTCCGCATTGCCTGGCTATTTGCACCCGGCGGGGTCAATTTCCCGGCCAAGATCGTGGCCGCCGCCGACAAGCTCGACCCGTCTGGGCCTGGCCTGCGCGTGGTCGCTGACGAATTCGGCAACCCCACCTATGCCCCCGACCTGGCCCCCGCCCTCCTCGCCCTGCTCGACCGGTCGGCTCCGCCCGGCCTCTACCACCTGACCAACAGCGGCGCGACCAGCCGCTATGAATTCGCCCGCGAGGTGTTGCAGCAGAGCGGGCGAGGCCACATCCCCGTCATCCCCATCGCTCACACCGAGTGGCAGCGCCCCAGCCAGCCGCCGCTGCGGGCCGTGCTGGCCAACCGCGCCGCCGCCCGCTTGGGCATCGCCCTGCGCCCATGGCAAGAGGCGGTGAGGGAGTGGGCTGGAGACGCAAACCATGGTTGA
- a CDS encoding LysM peptidoglycan-binding domain-containing protein, giving the protein MLNRTTFATRPAWLLAMTAALLILLAQPVSAYAVAGAGQAAPAAYGDGSWYTVKRGDTLFSLARRYGTTVEAIVRANNLKNANHIRAGQKLWIPGSGGDSSSCRGTWYTVAMGDTLFSIAKRYGTTVEAITRANGLKDPYVIKAGQKLCIPGGGDPSTPVPPAHPGPWTGLYYGNPNLSGSPVLSRADAAIDFNWGAGIPADGVPADLFSVLWTGSFRFGGGNHRFFATSKDGVRIFVDNVKVLDAWRDQPPSGAFVDVPLSEGVHALRVEYYNNAGDAVIRVWWQRL; this is encoded by the coding sequence ATGCTCAACCGAACCACTTTTGCCACCCGCCCGGCCTGGTTGCTGGCCATGACCGCCGCCCTGTTGATCCTGTTGGCGCAGCCTGTCAGCGCCTACGCCGTGGCGGGGGCGGGACAAGCGGCGCCCGCAGCCTACGGCGATGGCTCCTGGTACACGGTCAAGCGAGGAGACACCCTTTTCAGCCTCGCCAGGCGCTACGGGACGACGGTCGAGGCCATCGTCCGGGCCAACAACCTCAAGAACGCGAATCACATCCGCGCCGGGCAGAAGCTCTGGATCCCGGGCAGCGGCGGCGATTCGTCGAGTTGCCGGGGGACCTGGTACACCGTCGCCATGGGCGACACCCTCTTCAGCATCGCCAAACGCTACGGGACGACGGTCGAGGCCATCACCCGCGCCAACGGCCTCAAAGACCCTTACGTGATCAAGGCCGGCCAGAAGCTGTGCATCCCCGGCGGCGGCGATCCCTCCACGCCCGTCCCGCCCGCCCATCCCGGCCCCTGGACCGGCCTGTACTACGGCAACCCCAACCTCAGCGGCTCGCCCGTCCTCAGCCGCGCCGACGCTGCCATCGATTTCAACTGGGGGGCGGGCATCCCGGCCGACGGCGTCCCGGCCGACCTCTTCAGCGTGTTGTGGACGGGGTCTTTCCGCTTCGGCGGCGGCAACCATCGCTTCTTCGCCACCAGCAAGGACGGCGTGCGCATCTTCGTGGACAATGTGAAGGTGTTGGATGCCTGGCGCGACCAGCCGCCCAGCGGCGCGTTCGTCGATGTCCCCCTGAGCGAGGGCGTCCATGCCCTGCGGGTCGAGTATTACAACAACGCCGGCGACGCGGTGATCCGGGTGTGGTGGCAGCGGCTGTAG
- a CDS encoding AAA family ATPase, whose amino-acid sequence MTTLALYSNKGGVGKTAAAVNLAYLAALGGTTTLICDLDPQGATTYYLRARPRLQRQARGLAKAGKAIENSIKETDYPHLDLLPADFTHRNLDIVFDGLKQPRRQLARALKPLAKTYDLLIIDCPPTINILAENIFDAADYLLTPLIPTTLSLLAYRQMLDFLATSNYAPARVFAFWSMVDRRKKLHRQMCAQPEAVNERVFKSIIPYATEIEQMGVNRQPTPVFAPRSAAARAYHELWAEVRTTILNPDRLDEGR is encoded by the coding sequence ATGACGACTCTGGCTCTCTATAGCAACAAAGGCGGCGTCGGCAAAACGGCTGCAGCCGTAAACCTGGCCTATCTGGCGGCCCTGGGCGGCACGACCACCCTGATCTGCGACCTCGACCCGCAGGGCGCCACAACCTACTATCTCCGGGCCAGACCCAGGCTCCAGCGTCAGGCGCGCGGCCTTGCCAAAGCCGGGAAAGCGATCGAGAACAGCATCAAGGAGACGGACTACCCCCACCTCGACCTCTTGCCGGCCGATTTCACGCACCGCAACCTGGACATCGTTTTCGACGGCCTCAAGCAGCCTCGCCGCCAACTGGCCAGGGCGCTGAAACCGCTGGCCAAAACCTACGATCTGCTCATCATCGATTGCCCGCCCACGATCAACATCCTGGCCGAAAACATCTTCGACGCCGCCGACTACCTGCTGACGCCGCTGATCCCCACCACCCTTTCGCTCCTGGCCTACAGGCAGATGCTGGACTTTCTGGCCACGAGCAACTACGCCCCGGCGCGGGTTTTTGCCTTCTGGTCGATGGTGGACCGGCGCAAGAAGCTGCACCGCCAGATGTGCGCCCAACCCGAGGCCGTAAATGAACGCGTCTTCAAGAGCATCATCCCCTACGCCACCGAGATCGAGCAGATGGGCGTCAATCGCCAGCCAACGCCGGTCTTTGCCCCGCGTTCGGCCGCAGCCAGGGCCTATCACGAACTTTGGGCCGAGGTGCGAACGACCATCCTGAACCCTGACCGCCTCGACGAGGGACGATAA
- a CDS encoding glycosyltransferase family 2 protein, translating into MLSAAIIIVNWNGARYLRPCLDSLRRQTHPDFEVIVVDNGSTDGSVAMVQAEYPEVRLLALDENYGFIVASNRGARLTQAEVLVMLNNDTEAEPGWLAALCRALEDNPQAGSAASKMLLFDRRDTLHNAGDTLGPGLMPQNRGVWEVDRGQYDAQTDVFGACGGAAAYRRALWEQLGGFDERLFMYLEDVDLAWRAQDAGWTCVFAPEARVYHHLSATGGGVIASYYVGRNTILLHRWRLTPAQWRRQWRAILAGHGRVAWEALRAWRGEAARARLRGVCHGLLGIEGKRS; encoded by the coding sequence ATGCTTTCTGCCGCCATCATCATCGTCAACTGGAACGGCGCTCGCTACCTGCGCCCTTGCCTGGATAGCCTGCGCCGCCAGACCCATCCCGATTTCGAGGTCATCGTCGTCGACAACGGCTCGACCGATGGCTCGGTGGCGATGGTGCAGGCCGAGTATCCCGAAGTGCGGCTGTTGGCGCTGGACGAGAACTACGGCTTCATCGTCGCCAGCAACCGCGGGGCCAGGCTGACCCAGGCCGAGGTGTTGGTGATGCTGAACAACGACACCGAGGCCGAACCCGGCTGGTTGGCTGCCCTCTGCCGGGCGCTGGAGGACAACCCGCAGGCCGGGTCGGCCGCCAGCAAGATGCTGCTCTTCGACCGCCGCGACACCCTGCACAACGCCGGCGACACACTCGGCCCCGGCCTGATGCCGCAGAACCGGGGGGTCTGGGAGGTCGATCGTGGGCAATACGATGCCCAAACCGATGTCTTCGGGGCCTGCGGTGGGGCGGCGGCCTATCGGCGGGCGCTGTGGGAGCAGTTGGGCGGCTTCGACGAGCGATTGTTCATGTATCTGGAAGATGTCGATCTGGCCTGGCGGGCCCAGGATGCCGGCTGGACGTGTGTCTTTGCGCCGGAGGCGCGCGTCTATCACCATCTCAGCGCCACCGGCGGCGGGGTGATCGCCAGCTATTACGTGGGCCGCAACACCATCCTGCTCCATCGCTGGCGGCTGACGCCCGCACAATGGCGGCGGCAGTGGCGGGCGATCTTGGCCGGGCATGGCAGGGTGGCCTGGGAGGCGCTGCGCGCCTGGCGCGGCGAGGCCGCGCGGGCGCGGCTGCGCGGCGTGTGCCACGGTCTGCTTGGGATCGAGGGCAAACGGAGTTAG
- a CDS encoding type II toxin-antitoxin system prevent-host-death family antitoxin gives MIQVTITEAKTHLSRLIRLVQDGEEVVITRRKQPIVMLIALPEARSQRRIGGASDVVLSIAPDFDAPLSDMTDYM, from the coding sequence ATGATCCAGGTAACGATTACCGAGGCGAAGACCCATCTTTCGAGACTGATCCGGCTGGTGCAAGACGGCGAAGAAGTCGTCATTACCCGAAGGAAACAGCCAATCGTGATGCTCATCGCCCTGCCAGAAGCGCGGAGCCAGCGACGCATTGGCGGAGCCAGCGACGTGGTGCTTTCCATCGCACCTGATTTCGATGCGCCGTTGTCAGATATGACTGACTACATGTAA
- the argF gene encoding ornithine carbamoyltransferase has translation MPINLRHRSFVKELDFSPEELRFLLKLSADLKTAKYGGFEQQRLRGKNIALIFEKTSTRTRCAFEVAAYDQGAHVTYLGPEGSQIGHKESIKDTARVLGRMFDGIEYRGFAQETVEILARYAGVPVWNGLTDQFHPTQMLADFLTMSEHSDKAMSKIAYCYLGDARFNMGNSLMVMGCKMGADVRICAPQSLWPATELIETCRRLAAATGARLTVTESVAEGVEGVDFLHTDVWVSMGEPKAVWDERINLLLPYQVNQAVMAKTGNPNVKFMHCLPAFHNRETKVGEEIYQKTGLDGLEVTEEVFESPHAIVFDQAENRLHTVKALMVATLGD, from the coding sequence ATGCCCATCAATCTACGCCACCGCAGCTTCGTCAAAGAACTGGATTTCAGCCCTGAAGAACTGAGATTCTTGCTCAAACTGTCGGCCGACCTCAAGACGGCCAAGTACGGCGGTTTCGAGCAGCAGCGGCTCAGGGGCAAGAACATCGCCCTCATCTTCGAGAAGACTTCCACGCGCACCCGCTGCGCGTTCGAGGTGGCGGCCTACGATCAGGGCGCCCATGTCACCTACCTGGGGCCGGAAGGCTCGCAGATCGGGCACAAGGAATCGATCAAGGATACGGCCCGCGTCCTGGGCCGGATGTTCGATGGCATCGAATATCGCGGTTTCGCGCAGGAAACGGTCGAAATCCTGGCCCGCTATGCCGGCGTACCGGTGTGGAACGGCCTGACCGACCAGTTCCACCCGACGCAGATGCTGGCCGACTTCTTGACCATGAGCGAGCACAGCGACAAAGCCATGAGCAAAATCGCCTACTGCTATCTGGGCGACGCCCGCTTCAATATGGGCAACTCGCTGATGGTGATGGGCTGCAAGATGGGCGCCGATGTGCGCATTTGCGCGCCGCAGAGTCTGTGGCCGGCGACGGAACTGATCGAGACCTGCCGCCGGCTCGCCGCCGCCACCGGCGCCCGCCTGACCGTGACCGAAAGCGTCGCTGAGGGCGTCGAGGGCGTGGACTTTTTGCACACGGATGTATGGGTCTCGATGGGTGAGCCGAAGGCGGTCTGGGACGAGCGCATCAACCTGCTCCTGCCCTACCAGGTCAACCAGGCGGTGATGGCCAAGACCGGCAACCCGAACGTCAAGTTCATGCACTGTCTGCCGGCCTTCCACAACCGCGAGACCAAAGTCGGCGAGGAAATCTACCAGAAGACAGGGCTGGACGGCCTGGAGGTGACAGAGGAAGTATTCGAGTCGCCGCACGCCATCGTCTTCGACCAGGCCGAAAACCGCCTGCACACGGTCAAGGCCCTGATGGTGGCCACGCTGGGCGATTGA